A genomic segment from Flavobacterium litorale encodes:
- a CDS encoding polymer-forming cytoskeletal protein, producing MQFTLFIAVVIALLLAAAVILFYTHRFFLEQSKSSIQNIQLSNSGITLLLEQQSTDTDTLQLSIPDNEINQSIYTHLSHWGIYEKAWVKSKHRKKEFTKCALLGTSIPSNNRLSLYLKNMFRPLVVVGNTKIEGKVMLPQKGVKTGSIKGHSYYGNKLIYGTVEESDSELPKFKYNYKNILSYYINDYVPKQENTIALPPGTTITNSFNKPTKGIASQQNIVLDNITITGNVIIRSANKIIVRNTTTLNDVILAAPTIEVEDGFVGNFQGIATTTIKIGKQCKLNYPSALIVLEEPITPNQEYDKLRNRIHINGGATVKGSICFIGRSKESDYNVNTYIGSGATVKGELYCDGNLELKGRVIGTVYTNQFIATEDATIFVNHLYNGTISSEALPEVFGGLLFENENKTTVQWLY from the coding sequence CAATCAAAATCTTCAATACAAAACATACAATTATCCAACTCTGGTATTACACTATTGTTAGAACAGCAAAGCACGGATACCGATACGTTACAACTCAGCATTCCAGATAACGAAATTAATCAATCAATATACACGCATCTATCACATTGGGGCATTTACGAAAAAGCGTGGGTAAAGAGCAAGCATCGAAAAAAAGAATTTACTAAATGTGCATTGTTAGGTACATCAATACCCAGTAACAACCGTTTGTCACTCTACCTAAAAAACATGTTCAGACCTTTAGTAGTTGTGGGTAATACTAAAATAGAAGGTAAAGTAATGCTACCCCAAAAAGGAGTTAAAACAGGCAGTATAAAAGGGCATAGTTATTACGGCAATAAATTAATATATGGAACGGTTGAAGAGAGTGATTCAGAACTTCCTAAATTTAAGTACAACTACAAAAATATCTTGAGTTATTATATTAACGACTATGTACCAAAACAAGAAAACACTATTGCGCTACCCCCAGGCACCACTATTACTAACTCCTTTAATAAACCCACTAAAGGCATAGCCTCTCAGCAAAATATTGTACTAGATAATATAACTATTACAGGTAACGTAATAATACGTTCAGCCAATAAAATTATAGTTCGTAATACCACAACGCTAAACGATGTAATACTGGCTGCGCCCACTATAGAGGTTGAAGATGGCTTTGTTGGAAATTTCCAGGGTATAGCTACAACTACCATAAAAATTGGTAAGCAATGCAAATTAAACTACCCATCTGCACTTATAGTATTAGAAGAACCTATAACCCCAAATCAGGAATACGATAAATTAAGAAATAGAATTCACATAAATGGTGGTGCAACTGTAAAGGGTAGCATATGTTTTATAGGACGCTCAAAAGAAAGCGACTATAACGTAAATACCTATATCGGTTCGGGTGCTACAGTTAAAGGAGAATTATATTGTGATGGTAATTTGGAGTTAAAGGGCAGGGTTATTGGTACAGTATATACCAATCAGTTTATCGCTACCGAAGATGCAACCATATTTGTAAACCACCTGTATAACGGCACTATTTCGAGTGAGGCATTACCCGAGGTTTTTGGAGGGTTACTTTTTGAAAATGAAAATAAAACAACGGTACAATGGCTTTATTAA
- a CDS encoding PulJ/GspJ family protein, whose protein sequence is MVQPAKIKSFTLSEMLVVMIITAIVVGIAFSVLRLVQKQIITVERNFQKTTEISLFEQRIWQDYNQHNKIVTTNNKIILTSVTDTVIYNFSQNYVLRNTDTINVKLAIDKFYYLGKEVKSGFIDAVSISAENEIPNHTLFVSTQYDATHYMNNDGI, encoded by the coding sequence ATGGTACAGCCCGCTAAAATAAAATCGTTTACACTATCTGAAATGCTGGTTGTAATGATTATTACTGCCATAGTAGTGGGTATTGCTTTTAGCGTACTTAGGTTAGTACAAAAGCAAATTATAACTGTAGAACGAAATTTCCAGAAAACGACTGAAATAAGCCTTTTTGAGCAGCGTATATGGCAAGATTATAATCAGCACAACAAAATAGTGACTACCAACAATAAAATCATATTAACATCGGTTACAGATACGGTTATATACAATTTTAGTCAAAATTATGTTTTACGAAATACCGATACTATAAATGTAAAACTTGCAATTGACAAATTTTATTACCTTGGCAAGGAAGTAAAATCTGGATTTATCGATGCTGTTAGCATCTCGGCAGAGAACGAAATTCCAAATCACACTCTATTTGTATCAACGCAGTATGATGCAACACATTATATGAATAACGATGGCATTTAA
- a CDS encoding type II secretion system F family protein, producing the protein MAFKLDNIPKSNSEKSGMSDIEKLLKTEITLFGGGFSNKKKQAFYLELSVLLKAGITIKEALTLLIESFKKEKDKELLNGILQQVINGKPFSEALYDTKQFSEYEYFSIKIGEETGTTDRVCKELGIFYERKNEQKRIVVAALTYPAIVLSTAILVVIFMLSYVVPMFQDIFKQNNMELPYLTQLIVKLSEATQSYGGFLIIAIVLLFVVSRFLKNNYTYRKISHKFMLKVPILGPFISKIYLAQFTQAVTLLTTSKVPILNSIQMVTKMIRFVPLQEALVKVEANIMKGESLSDSLKNNKLFDNRIISLVKVAEETNQTEYIFNQLNEQYNSEVMQKSKILSTVLEPFIILFVGVLVAVLLVAMYLPMFQLSSAIG; encoded by the coding sequence ATGGCATTTAAATTAGATAATATACCAAAATCCAATTCCGAAAAATCAGGAATGAGCGATATCGAAAAGTTACTCAAAACAGAGATTACACTTTTTGGTGGTGGATTTTCTAATAAGAAAAAGCAAGCTTTCTACTTAGAGTTATCTGTGCTTTTAAAAGCAGGCATCACTATAAAAGAAGCACTAACATTACTGATAGAATCATTTAAAAAGGAAAAAGACAAGGAGTTACTCAACGGTATATTACAACAAGTAATCAACGGAAAACCATTCTCCGAGGCGTTATACGATACTAAGCAATTCTCTGAATACGAATACTTTTCTATAAAGATAGGTGAAGAAACAGGCACTACAGATAGGGTATGTAAGGAGTTGGGCATTTTTTACGAACGTAAAAACGAACAAAAACGTATTGTAGTGGCAGCGTTAACTTATCCAGCCATAGTATTATCTACAGCAATTTTAGTAGTTATTTTTATGCTTAGTTACGTAGTACCCATGTTTCAGGACATCTTTAAGCAGAATAATATGGAGCTGCCCTATCTAACCCAGCTCATTGTTAAGTTGTCTGAAGCAACACAATCATATGGAGGCTTTTTAATAATAGCTATAGTATTACTTTTTGTTGTTAGCAGATTTTTGAAAAATAATTATACTTACCGCAAAATCAGCCATAAATTCATGCTTAAAGTTCCCATTTTAGGACCTTTTATAAGTAAAATATACTTAGCACAATTTACGCAGGCAGTTACGTTACTTACTACATCAAAAGTTCCTATACTAAACAGCATCCAGATGGTTACTAAAATGATACGTTTTGTACCATTACAAGAGGCTCTGGTTAAGGTAGAAGCAAATATTATGAAAGGTGAAAGCTTGAGCGACAGTTTAAAAAATAATAAACTATTTGATAACAGAATTATTTCGCTTGTAAAAGTAGCCGAAGAAACCAACCAAACAGAGTATATATTCAATCAACTTAACGAACAGTATAATAGTGAAGTTATGCAAAAATCAAAAATTCTATCTACCGTTTTAGAACCATTTATCATATTATTCGTAGGCGTATTGGTTGCTGTTTTGCTTGTAGCGATGTATTTACCAATGTTCCAATTAAGTAGTGCTATAGGATAA
- a CDS encoding IS1 family transposase: MASNQTWCYRCVGEISNMIKYGKTSSGNQRYICKLCRKTRVENYAYQAYKPDIDKSIIQLTKEGLGIRSTARVLKISTTTLLKRIVLIAKNIQQPIISKGKTYEVDEICTYIKHKQNFIWLVYALEKESKRIVSFRVGKRTNKTLNYVLYALKLSEAKKIFTDRLKNYKYLIDERLHSIKRFGTNHIERKNLTLRTHLKRLNRRTICFSKSMIVLTSILKIYFWI; the protein is encoded by the coding sequence ATGGCTTCAAACCAAACTTGGTGTTACAGATGTGTTGGTGAAATTAGTAACATGATAAAATATGGAAAAACAAGTTCAGGTAACCAGAGATACATTTGTAAATTGTGCAGGAAAACAAGAGTTGAAAATTATGCTTATCAAGCATACAAGCCTGATATTGATAAAAGTATCATTCAACTAACAAAAGAAGGTTTGGGAATAAGAAGCACTGCAAGAGTATTGAAAATTTCAACCACAACATTATTAAAGAGGATAGTATTGATTGCTAAAAACATTCAACAGCCAATAATTAGCAAAGGAAAAACCTATGAAGTTGATGAAATATGTACTTATATTAAACATAAACAGAATTTTATTTGGTTAGTGTATGCTTTGGAGAAAGAATCAAAAAGGATAGTTAGTTTTAGAGTTGGTAAAAGAACCAATAAGACATTAAATTACGTACTTTATGCTTTAAAATTGTCAGAAGCTAAAAAGATATTTACAGACAGATTAAAAAATTACAAGTACTTGATTGATGAAAGACTACATTCTATAAAAAGGTTCGGTACAAATCACATCGAGAGGAAGAATCTAACGCTGAGAACTCATCTTAAAAGATTAAACCGTAGAACAATTTGTTTTAGTAAAAGTATGATAGTTTTAACTTCTATTTTGAAGATTTACTTTTGGATTTGA
- a CDS encoding DUF6443 domain-containing protein — translation MKKLLYILLLLPVLVIAQSQDQNYVKTITYIKPTTAGILTEDDTLVTVQYYDGLGRPIQTIAARAGGDKQDIVTPIVYDATTGKQTRSYLPFAHQTPPRNSGTLPDSSLDYRDNNSLIPAVNTLYLNKYPEDITTTSLNPYSETFYEASPLNRVLKQAAPGEAWKGSTVNDKDHTIRFGYDTNQTNEVRNFTVTFPDTSTEKPKLGIDGYYEPWSLIKNTTKDENWTAADGNNKTTQEFTDLQGKTILKRTFDDNQAHDTYYVYDKYDNLTYVIPPLASDQIVIGNDPVIYAGRNYPWTDLAVVDSKLATDYERDLQAYDNAAILNVDLIDQYGGQGGFSLIPNGTDSVILNLNMSFTNDMELKNGIIADLRDFGQLQDKELGRLQGTGYSYIFSIQSNSLMVTGSGKIPSTNTSFMGDARLEYNQNYPWTSLCDIAPEVAALYEKDIATLDNADILTTYTPNSYGASGGIAVSVDTDNALTLSLSISATQALSLQQGMTFPLGIQRRLTNRSLGIIEGNGYKYYAELRDNYIYITGNGTFETINFTGVFNEAQPDLEIEQAALEGLCYIYHYDYRNRVIEKKIPGKGWEYMVYDKLNRLVMAQDQNLAPDSKWLFTKYDKFNRPVYTGQVTETLTRADIQNNINTATNPVLNESRTQSYFSDGSRKVWYTDNAYPQRLPNNANNVEVLTINYYDDYNYDSVSQGSLLPTTVFDETVTTNTKMLPTGSYVRVLDTNDWVFSLAAYNDRAEPIFNYTKDDYLEYNQYLRMDLDFTGAPVQTRTAHRKKIVTNVGGNSSTFWEVTTIDDFYTYDHMHRLLAHTQQEVNMPHVEMIVYNKYDELGQLIQKKVGGVMGASYYATQGLQTVDYSFNIRGWLKGINDTTTDLSTSDDLFTFGINYNTTALTTSKSLYNGNIAETHWKTKTDNKLRSYRYDYDDMNRLTDANYTTPNDYGLVTNPTVFESYNEAGINYDKNGNILHLERYGLKGTDQIDIIDVLTYSYEPYSNKLESVTDNGYSEGFTDGNTNGIDYEYDANGNLTLDRNKGIANIRYNYLNLPTEVTIDATHYINYIYTATGTKLQKTVTDGSTITTTQYNSGFVYQQVNDGDTNLQFFPTEEGYVTNNQGKFAYVYQYKDHLGNVRLSYLENPTEVASSTFDTSYGGFVAKGGATKQLQNSAMVITGGVLAGVRKDIATNAMPGDKYEISILVDRGTSNKVRVFMSEADSNTGTWTEYQIADLQAGSQYLNFVYTVTEASGLSLTIDITETSVIAGLTTNFEVLDFAIKKLDIEVIEENNYYAFGMKHKGYNTTYNVQAANSVAQQWKYNGIEYEEALGINMYEMDMRQYDPAIARWVVIDPIVHYNYSPYSAFDNNPVYWADPSGANSIDGMDFFKEAFNNAGSGVTMYTSNGSGGFYQTGRESDQELIRRGVIEKHADLSGSGGSGGGYTPTLAERLIRIANYATPHGTMINLTNDAMALLTGQERHKYGPDAIAISLSVEGGISMGGVAGTGGFQILRGDKAGLYYFSDYGGGSTSMYVSTGLSLDVFYFSGSVSDMGPNTFKGDRTNIAVSGDLLLSAGVSVTYAQVGNNTVYGLGASFGVGISATLLDININWGETLIMD, via the coding sequence ATGAAGAAGCTACTATATATATTACTATTACTACCTGTTTTAGTAATCGCGCAAAGTCAGGATCAAAACTACGTAAAAACTATAACCTACATTAAACCTACTACCGCTGGTATTCTTACAGAAGATGATACTTTAGTTACCGTACAATACTACGATGGTTTGGGTAGACCAATACAAACCATAGCTGCAAGAGCAGGTGGCGACAAACAAGATATTGTAACCCCTATAGTATACGATGCTACAACAGGTAAACAAACTCGCAGCTATCTGCCTTTTGCCCATCAAACGCCGCCTCGTAACAGTGGAACCTTGCCCGATTCGTCGCTTGATTATCGTGATAACAATAGCCTTATCCCTGCGGTTAATACCTTATACCTCAATAAATATCCCGAAGATATTACTACCACTTCACTCAACCCCTATAGCGAAACTTTTTACGAAGCTTCACCATTAAACAGGGTATTAAAGCAAGCAGCACCTGGCGAAGCTTGGAAGGGAAGTACTGTTAATGATAAAGACCACACCATACGTTTTGGTTATGATACTAACCAAACTAACGAGGTACGCAATTTTACTGTTACTTTTCCTGATACTAGTACCGAAAAACCAAAATTAGGAATTGATGGTTATTACGAACCTTGGTCGTTAATAAAAAACACAACTAAAGATGAAAACTGGACTGCTGCTGACGGCAACAATAAAACCACACAAGAGTTTACCGATTTACAAGGGAAAACCATTCTAAAGCGAACTTTTGATGATAATCAAGCTCACGATACGTATTACGTATACGATAAATATGATAACCTAACCTACGTTATCCCGCCACTAGCTTCAGACCAAATTGTTATTGGGAACGACCCTGTAATCTACGCGGGTAGGAATTACCCATGGACGGATTTGGCGGTAGTAGATAGTAAATTAGCAACAGACTATGAAAGGGACTTACAGGCATATGATAACGCTGCTATACTAAATGTCGATTTAATAGATCAATATGGCGGTCAGGGTGGATTCTCACTAATCCCAAACGGTACAGATAGTGTCATCTTAAATCTCAATATGAGTTTTACGAATGATATGGAATTAAAAAACGGTATAATAGCTGATTTGAGAGATTTTGGACAGTTACAAGATAAAGAACTAGGTAGACTGCAAGGTACTGGATATAGTTATATATTTTCTATTCAAAGTAATAGCCTTATGGTAACGGGTAGTGGAAAAATACCATCAACAAACACTAGCTTTATGGGCGATGCAAGACTTGAGTACAACCAAAATTACCCTTGGACATCGCTATGCGATATAGCTCCAGAGGTAGCAGCACTGTATGAAAAAGATATTGCAACATTAGATAACGCCGACATACTTACTACTTATACACCAAATAGCTATGGCGCATCGGGCGGTATAGCCGTAAGCGTAGATACCGATAATGCGCTAACCTTATCGTTAAGTATATCAGCAACACAAGCACTATCGTTACAGCAAGGTATGACTTTTCCGTTAGGTATACAACGCCGATTAACCAATCGTTCCCTAGGAATTATAGAAGGTAACGGTTACAAATACTACGCAGAATTACGCGATAATTACATTTACATTACAGGTAATGGTACTTTTGAGACCATTAACTTTACGGGGGTATTTAACGAAGCACAACCTGACTTAGAAATTGAACAAGCAGCGCTGGAAGGACTCTGTTATATTTACCATTACGATTATCGTAATCGCGTTATCGAAAAAAAGATACCTGGTAAAGGCTGGGAGTACATGGTATACGACAAGTTAAACCGACTGGTTATGGCGCAGGACCAAAACCTGGCACCCGACTCCAAATGGCTATTTACCAAATACGATAAATTCAATCGTCCCGTATACACAGGTCAGGTAACAGAAACCCTTACACGAGCCGATATACAAAACAACATTAACACAGCAACAAACCCCGTACTCAACGAAAGCCGTACCCAAAGTTATTTTTCAGACGGAAGCAGAAAAGTTTGGTACACCGATAACGCTTACCCACAACGCCTACCCAATAACGCTAATAATGTTGAGGTACTTACCATAAATTATTATGATGATTACAATTACGATTCCGTAAGTCAAGGCTCGCTTTTACCCACTACCGTGTTTGATGAAACGGTTACCACCAATACCAAAATGCTACCTACAGGCTCGTACGTACGCGTACTCGATACTAACGACTGGGTATTCTCGTTAGCAGCGTATAACGATAGGGCAGAACCTATATTCAACTACACCAAAGACGATTATTTGGAGTATAACCAATACCTAAGGATGGATCTGGATTTTACAGGAGCACCCGTACAAACCCGAACAGCACACCGCAAAAAAATAGTTACCAATGTAGGCGGTAACAGTTCTACCTTTTGGGAAGTAACTACAATTGACGATTTTTATACCTACGACCATATGCACCGCCTGCTGGCCCATACCCAGCAGGAAGTAAACATGCCCCATGTAGAAATGATAGTATACAATAAGTACGACGAACTAGGGCAACTCATACAAAAAAAGGTAGGTGGCGTAATGGGAGCCAGTTACTATGCTACCCAAGGGCTACAAACCGTAGATTACAGTTTTAACATACGTGGCTGGCTAAAAGGCATAAACGACACTACAACCGATTTAAGCACAAGCGACGACCTGTTTACCTTTGGTATAAATTACAATACCACTGCATTAACAACATCAAAATCTTTATACAATGGCAACATAGCCGAAACCCACTGGAAAACCAAAACCGATAATAAACTACGGAGTTACAGGTACGATTACGATGATATGAACCGCCTAACCGATGCCAATTATACCACCCCTAATGATTATGGTTTGGTAACTAACCCTACAGTATTTGAAAGTTACAACGAAGCAGGTATTAATTACGATAAAAATGGTAACATATTGCATTTAGAACGTTACGGACTAAAAGGAACCGACCAAATAGATATTATTGATGTTTTAACATACAGTTACGAACCTTACAGTAACAAGCTAGAAAGTGTTACAGACAACGGCTATAGCGAGGGCTTTACAGACGGAAATACAAATGGCATCGATTACGAGTACGATGCCAATGGTAACCTAACGTTAGACAGAAACAAAGGCATAGCCAACATACGCTACAACTACCTTAACCTCCCTACCGAGGTAACTATAGATGCCACCCACTACATAAATTACATATACACCGCTACAGGAACCAAACTACAAAAAACAGTAACCGATGGCAGTACCATAACCACTACCCAATACAATAGTGGTTTTGTATACCAACAAGTAAACGATGGTGACACTAACCTACAATTTTTCCCCACCGAAGAGGGTTATGTAACCAACAACCAAGGCAAATTTGCCTACGTGTACCAGTACAAAGACCACTTGGGTAACGTAAGGCTAAGCTACCTCGAAAACCCAACCGAAGTAGCAAGCAGCACCTTTGATACCAGTTATGGCGGATTTGTAGCCAAAGGCGGAGCAACCAAACAACTGCAAAACAGTGCTATGGTAATAACAGGAGGCGTTTTAGCAGGCGTACGTAAAGATATTGCTACCAATGCCATGCCTGGTGATAAATACGAAATAAGTATATTAGTAGACAGAGGTACAAGCAACAAAGTACGTGTATTCATGTCCGAAGCAGATTCAAACACTGGTACATGGACAGAATACCAAATAGCCGATTTGCAAGCAGGATCACAATACCTTAACTTTGTATATACCGTAACAGAAGCAAGCGGACTATCGTTAACAATTGACATAACAGAAACCAGTGTTATAGCTGGGCTAACCACTAATTTTGAAGTGTTAGACTTTGCGATAAAAAAACTAGACATAGAAGTTATAGAAGAAAATAACTATTACGCCTTTGGTATGAAGCACAAAGGCTACAACACTACCTACAACGTACAAGCAGCTAATAGCGTAGCCCAACAATGGAAGTACAATGGTATAGAATACGAAGAAGCCTTAGGCATAAACATGTACGAAATGGACATGAGGCAGTACGACCCAGCCATAGCCCGCTGGGTAGTTATAGACCCTATAGTGCATTATAATTATTCCCCATACAGTGCTTTTGATAATAATCCAGTATATTGGGCAGACCCAAGTGGTGCGAATAGTATTGATGGTATGGACTTTTTCAAAGAAGCCTTTAATAACGCAGGTAGCGGTGTTACTATGTATACAAGTAATGGTTCAGGAGGTTTTTATCAAACAGGTCGTGAGAGCGACCAGGAGCTTATTAGAAGAGGGGTTATAGAAAAGCACGCTGATCTTTCTGGAAGCGGCGGTTCTGGTGGAGGATATACTCCCACTCTTGCCGAAAGATTAATACGAATTGCAAATTATGCTACGCCTCATGGTACAATGATAAACTTGACAAATGATGCGATGGCTTTATTAACAGGACAAGAGAGGCATAAGTACGGACCTGATGCTATTGCAATATCACTATCAGTAGAAGGTGGTATTTCAATGGGGGGAGTTGCAGGAACTGGTGGGTTCCAGATTTTGAGAGGTGATAAAGCAGGACTATATTATTTTAGTGATTATGGCGGTGGATCAACATCTATGTACGTATCGACAGGTCTGTCTTTAGATGTTTTTTATTTTAGTGGTTCAGTAAGTGATATGGGACCTAACACCTTTAAAGGTGATCGAACTAATATTGCGGTGTCAGGTGATCTTCTATTGAGCGCGGGTGTATCAGTTACATATGCACAAGTAGGTAATAATACGGTATATGGACTCGGGGCATCATTCGGTGTTGGCATTTCTGCAACGCTGTTAGACATAAATATAAATTGGGGTGAAACATTAATAATGGATTAA
- a CDS encoding type II secretion system F family protein: protein MNRLFDNRIISLVKVAEETNQTEYIFNQLNEQYNNEAMQQSKVLLTVLEPFIILFVGVLVAVLLVAIYLPMFQLSSAIGKI, encoded by the coding sequence GTGAATAGACTTTTCGATAATCGAATTATTTCGCTAGTAAAGGTAGCCGAGGAAACCAACCAAACGGAGTACATATTCAATCAATTGAATGAACAGTATAATAATGAGGCTATGCAACAATCTAAAGTGTTATTAACTGTTTTAGAGCCGTTTATTATATTGTTTGTAGGTGTATTGGTTGCTGTTTTATTAGTGGCAATATACTTACCAATGTTCCAGTTAAGTAGTGCTATAGGGAAAATTTAG
- a CDS encoding tyrosine-type recombinase/integrase, whose protein sequence is MSKIFLHLLKVHDLVHDSDINSPKTLLQKKNFSVPKIFTGGVNILLWSKLSEAEKRKALSKSWYIYYSFRDIETGKLKRMPNIKGNANRLKTKSERIAYLVAMRDALEFLLEKGFNPNTDNNIEELLNNNKDSNALKADENTIAMVKPDTIAISKNTIATPKILSIKEAFDFGLNIKKNTIKAISYKNFELRIRKFRKSLDESKPITHITKKVINDYLNEILSKSSARNRNNTRADISTLFQVLEDNEKIPDNIVKRINILKSKPERNKTYTSEMQKDIYSHLEKKDPLLLLFIKFVSYNFLRPVEVCELKIKDIDTVEKKLYLRTKNKAIKIKILPDILMYDLPDLSQFDSDSFLFTPDGLGQAWATEPNNKRDYFSKRFNRVVKKYFNLSKDYGMYSFRHTFITKLYKEMRKTTSQFETKSKLMLITGHTTISALEKYLRDIDAELPEDYSDLLR, encoded by the coding sequence ATGTCTAAAATTTTTTTACATTTACTAAAAGTACACGATTTAGTACACGATTCTGACATTAATTCCCCCAAAACTTTGTTACAAAAGAAAAATTTTTCGGTTCCAAAAATCTTTACTGGTGGCGTAAATATATTGTTATGGAGTAAGCTTAGCGAAGCAGAAAAAAGAAAAGCATTATCAAAAAGCTGGTACATATATTATAGTTTTAGAGATATAGAAACGGGTAAACTTAAAAGAATGCCTAATATTAAGGGTAATGCAAATAGGCTGAAAACGAAAAGTGAAAGAATAGCTTATCTAGTTGCAATGCGCGATGCACTTGAATTTTTGTTAGAAAAAGGTTTCAATCCTAATACGGACAACAATATTGAGGAATTATTAAATAATAATAAGGATTCCAATGCTTTAAAAGCGGATGAAAATACCATTGCAATGGTAAAACCAGATACTATTGCAATTTCCAAAAATACCATTGCAACCCCTAAAATACTATCAATTAAAGAAGCTTTTGATTTTGGGTTAAACATAAAAAAGAATACCATTAAAGCCATCTCATATAAAAATTTTGAGTTGCGAATTAGAAAATTTAGAAAATCGTTAGATGAAAGTAAACCCATTACCCATATAACTAAAAAAGTTATAAATGATTATCTAAATGAAATACTTTCAAAATCCAGTGCTAGAAATAGAAACAATACAAGAGCTGACATCAGTACTCTATTTCAAGTTTTAGAAGACAACGAAAAAATTCCAGATAATATCGTCAAACGAATAAATATTTTAAAGTCCAAGCCAGAGCGAAATAAAACCTACACCTCTGAAATGCAGAAAGATATTTACTCTCATTTAGAGAAAAAAGATCCATTACTTTTATTATTCATTAAGTTTGTATCTTACAATTTTTTGCGACCAGTTGAAGTTTGTGAGTTAAAGATTAAAGACATCGACACGGTAGAAAAGAAACTTTATTTGAGAACTAAAAATAAAGCCATAAAAATTAAAATTCTACCTGATATATTGATGTATGATTTGCCCGATCTTTCCCAGTTTGATTCTGATAGTTTTCTCTTTACTCCTGATGGTTTAGGTCAAGCATGGGCAACTGAACCCAACAATAAGAGAGACTATTTTTCTAAGCGATTTAATAGAGTTGTTAAAAAATATTTTAACCTTAGTAAAGATTATGGAATGTATAGCTTTAGACATACTTTCATAACGAAATTGTACAAGGAAATGCGTAAAACGACTTCTCAATTTGAAACTAAGAGCAAGTTAATGCTCATTACAGGACATACTACCATATCTGCATTAGAAAAGTATCTAAGGGATATTGATGCAGAATTGCCAGAAGATTACTCAGATTTGTTACGATAA
- a CDS encoding START-like domain-containing protein, with protein MDEKTKYELEFPITSSPQLLYQYISTPSGLSEWFADNVNSRGEFYTFIWDDSEEKARMSSKKSGERIKFRWVDEDNNDGDYYFELKIVVDEITKDVSLVVTDFAPEDDIEEAKQLWENQISDLKHVIGSV; from the coding sequence ATGGACGAAAAAACGAAATATGAACTCGAATTCCCTATAACCTCATCACCACAACTTTTATATCAATACATTTCTACACCATCGGGATTATCAGAATGGTTTGCAGATAACGTTAACTCTAGAGGCGAGTTTTACACCTTTATCTGGGACGATTCTGAAGAAAAAGCCAGAATGTCCTCTAAAAAAAGTGGAGAACGGATAAAGTTTAGATGGGTTGACGAGGATAATAATGACGGGGATTACTATTTTGAATTAAAAATAGTGGTAGATGAAATTACTAAAGACGTATCGTTAGTAGTAACTGATTTTGCTCCAGAAGATGATATAGAGGAGGCAAAACAACTTTGGGAAAACCAAATATCCGACCTTAAACATGTTATAGGCTCAGTTTAG